The following coding sequences are from one Haliotis asinina isolate JCU_RB_2024 chromosome 3, JCU_Hal_asi_v2, whole genome shotgun sequence window:
- the LOC137277529 gene encoding zinc finger protein Xfin-like, whose product MEETTERNGFSPIKLPPSSGPRPHRCDVCQRSFREIATLRKHEQLHRADRPYVCSTCGKSFLWSSNLKVHERVHTGERPYKCKICHRCFTQSNDLRRHERNVHMRGKLYGYKSAGRPNSHVNLAAYQAFALQQRALLQQALTYESFMQNAAAASHVNSFHPHPHQQVMVHKPHETMSTSVPNHNPKESTSVSPIKLEQVTPPSTPSETDPETRNGLEKRSLSTTSPHTSDSLQSPLPSSYTPLSAGSAGMIQSPPLLMASSAPPMTYGKEEYSKNCYSPSVLQARRASENGYSPYHYGNGNLSPHGYVTNQHNLPQAHGHITTSESSPSQQEDKTSSCDKVMDLSMGSKNSSENHESDLDDAELKASNGEHMPPPKTPSVESECDGKRDVTTTSASPMADSGIHHCEHCNIFFYDFTMYHLHQSLHSPYEEHPFCCPSCQKRCQDRIEFMFHIVWHVKYPNTIPNYQPFKESYLNS is encoded by the coding sequence ATGGAAGAGACCACTGAAAGGAATGGCTTCTCTCCTATtaaactacctcctagttctggcCCAAGACCACATCGTTGTGATGTCTGTCAGCGTTCTTTCCGAGAGATCGCCACCTTGAGGAAACACGAACAGCTTCACCGAGCTGACAGACCCTATGTGTGTTCAACATGCGGCAAGTCCTTTCTGTGGTCCTCCAATCTCAAGGTGCATGAACGTGTTCATACGGGTGAACGGCCATACAAGTGCAAAATCTGCCATCGTTGCTTCACACAGTCAAATGATCTGCGTCGCCATGAGCGCAATGTCCACATGCGTGGCAAGCTTTACGGGTATAAAAGCGCTGGCAGACCTAACAGTCATGTTAACCTTGCTGCCTACCAAGCTTTCGCTCTGCAACAGAGGGCACTTTTACAGCAAGCACTGACATATGAGAGCTTCATGCAGAATGCAGCTGCTGCATCTCATGTGAACTCCTTCCATCCTCACCCTCATCAGCAAGTGATGGTACACAAACCGCATGAAACAATGTCTACCTCAGTCCCTAATCACAACCCCAAGGAATCTACCTCTGTGAGCCCAATCAAGTTGGAGCAAGTGACACCTCCCTCGACTCCAAGCGAGACGGATCCTGAAACACGGAATGGCCTGGAAAAACGCTCCCTGTCCACAACCTCCCCACACACCTCGGACAGCCTTCAAAGCCCACTACCATCCAGCTACACACCTCTGTCTGCTGGTTCTGCAGGTATGATACAGTCGCCTCCCCTTCTGATGGCTTCATCTGCACCACCAATGACATATGGGAAAGAGGAGTACAGTAAGAATTGCTATTCTCCCTCAGTTCTGCAAGCTCGCAGAGCAAGTGAAAATGGTTATTCTCCGTACCACTATGGAAACGGCAACTTGTCACCTCATGGCTATGTGACTAACCAACACAATCTACCTCAGGCCCATGGTCACATCACAACCTCAGAGAGCAGTCCTTCACAGCAAGAAGACAAGACGTCTTCCTGTGACAAGGTAATGGACCTCAGCATGGGGAGCAAGAACAGCAGCGAGAACCACGAATCGGACCTTGATGATGCAGAGTTGAAGGCCAGTAATGGAGAACACATGCCACCACCGAAGACTCCCAGCGTGGAGTCAGAGTGTGACGGGAAGCGGGATGTGACAACTACCTCAGCAAGCCCGATGGCCGACTCAGGGATCCACCACTGTGAGCACTGCAACATATTCTTCTATGACTTCACGATGTACCATCTGCATCAGAGTCTACACTCCCCGTACGAAGAGCATCCCTTCTGTTGCCCGTCCTGCCAGAAGCGTTGCCAGGACCGGATTGAGTTCATGTTCCACATTGTGTGGCATGTCAAGTACCCAAACACCATCCCAAACTATCAGCCCTTCAAGGAGAGTTACCTCAATTCATGA